Within Lolium rigidum isolate FL_2022 chromosome 5, APGP_CSIRO_Lrig_0.1, whole genome shotgun sequence, the genomic segment TAATTCTTTTATACGACACGTCTCAAATATCTCTCCATCTTGACCAGATTCTAAAAGTTATGATCAATCATAGATTCTCAAATATCTCTCCATCTTCAAACCCCAAGAGTTTAAACCTATAagatttataaaaaaaattaagttTTATTGGGCTCTATTCTATTTGTACTTGCTCTATTTGTATTGGTTAAGTAGGCCATTGTCATCTGCGCAAAATTATATTTAACTTATAAATTCAATCGTCTCATCATCGTTTTGCATATATAAACGGTTTTCTTATGTGATAAAATTCTTTACCTTATTTTACTCTTCTCTCAAATGTATCTctattataaattttaaagtaatattttaaaatatcatATATTCAGGCATCTACTTCCTTCACTACCATATCAAAAGGGAATTTTATTTCTAGTTTGATCTTCAATGTTCTATGTTTTTAGATATGTGTTCTTCCCACCTTAAGGTCTCTTAAGTATGTACAACGGTGTCCTCCCTAATTTGTATCAAAATGGCATGCACACACAAGCGTGTTTAATATGTTTATAGCGAACCGGTTATTCTGAATTGAATTTCTAGTAACATGTAATCTATCAATTTTTCTAATCCATCCATTTTAAAATATATGGAATATTTTGTACTTCGAGGTTTGGTATTTGGCAAGAACCTGCTCCACTTTAGTTGCATGGATTTTAAATAATGTAACCGATGTTAGAATAATAAAAATGTATCTTAAATCCacgtttgttttcttgttttctgcagTATTTAATTATACTACTTGCACTCCTGAAAATTAAATGTCAATCTGAACTTTTCCctttgattgaagaagtaacaaaATTTAGGTTAGCACTCACCCTTGCAATGCAGAAAGTGCAGCCTCATGCCTTATTCACTCCCTCGAATTGTATTAAAAATTAGTACACATGAATATTCATATGGAATTTGCAGATCAGCATGGCCTGGTCGTGGTTTGAATTCATATTGCCATGCTTATACTAAATGAATAACGGATTACCCACACCAGGTGTACCTCGCTGCCAAAGCTATAGCTCCATGAACCATGATCGTAGCTAAACTTCGTTTAAAATCAAAATTCTTACCTATAAGATCATCTCGGCTACATGCGCCAAGCAACGATCTCCAGCTTCAACGACTGGATACGCCATCTTGCCGCCCAAGAATCGCTTAGACCGAGCCTTGTGCAGCATGCTCTGTCCAGCGACGACCGTGTCTCCAGTCTGCTGCCGCTGCTCTCCTCCGCATGGACGTCGGCAGGCTGGATCATAGTGATCCGTGGAACTTTAGTTGTGTGGCAGTATCCAACGTTAGCCCAGAACATCCCAAAAACATAAGCTGCAGCCTTGTAAGCTTCCTCCAGCTACCAATTGGTGTCGTGGCTAGATCGGTAGCTTTAAGATCATGATAGGATTATCTTGAAGTATCCGAGCAGAGGACATTGTAGAACACAAAAACGCCCCGAAGAGAAAACTCTATCCATGATTCCATGCTCGTATTATTTTCTCTCGAGCTTTCATTGCTAGCTTTGGCAGCTTGCATCGTTGGGCATGGATATGAGATTTAACTAAGACtactatgggtgcttctattacCGGCGCATCCCAGAACACGGCCTCACACTATTGCGTGGTAGTGGTAGATGGATCCAATTTCTCCGCCTACCCATCAGGCTACTTTCACAATGCGGCCAACGGAAGTCTTGGCAGTGTTAACTTGCCTTCTTGCACTTCACGGGATGGCAAACTGGGTTGTCGGTCTCTAAggagatgaggtggaggaagccaTACACGTTGTTGGCCGCGAGGTTGCGCTACTCACCTCGTAAATCTTGGGACGTCAGCGAGCATAGAATCCCAGGGTGAGCCGGCAGCGCTCACGCTAGTCCGACGCTGCTCCCGTCCGGCGCTGCTAACGACAACCGATGTTGCTAACGGCCTCCGATTATTCCTAGATGTCGATGCGTCGAACTCTTACTCATTGGCTGGCGTTTGTTGCTCCCTCGTCCCTCGTCCATCTTTCATCTCCCGGTGTCTCCAATTTTTTTGCCACAATTTATTATTTGTCAAGAGAAAAATGAAGTAGGGCTTGGTGCAGGCTCACGGATAGGAGGAAGCAAAGGGCGCATGCAAAGTCTGTCTctctattttccttctttcttATAACGTACTAATAATGGAGTCTGTTTCCTTTTTTTCCGTGGAGGCGTGAACTCTGTTTCCTTTTTTCCCGTGGAGGCGTGCTCAGACCGTTCCGTGTCAAACCGAAAATTGTCTATTAGGGCGGTGCATGTACAACATGATAGATCATGTGTGTTCACAAAATATACGTTCGGACATGTTACGTAATTTTGTTAAATCTTAACCATTAAATTACAGATCTAAGGGCtaaaataattctaatgatgtggattaaccttgAGTCTCTATTTTAAACTCCTgttttttgcttttagtatataatagatgtgtTCCGTACACTTGAGATGTTTCTCAATCCATGTTATGTAGGCGATCTACTGCTAGTAACCGGTCTGTGATGTGATGGTACTTGATTCTTATTGCAGGGTATGGCACATTTATCACTGTGTAGTCCTGCTCGAGGTATCTGCATCACAAGCCATGTGCTTTTCGAATTCAGACTTTGTGTATGTACTGAAGTCCCACCTGAAAATGGGCCCAAAGACGACCTTCTGATTGAAGGATGTGCTGAATTCAGCAACCTTATGGAATCAAAATCGTTCATTGCGAATCGGCGTATTTATGGAGAGAAGTGTGGACTGGATGTGAAGTTCCTGGTGTTGATTAACGCAGTACAAgcatttgttgatgttgagatccTCTGTGCTCCTGCAAGTGGCCTTAATCTGAATCTCTATGCCAAAACCAGTGGTTTCAGTGATGTGATTCTTCTGTACCAAGGAGTTGCGGAAGCTGGCTGCAGAATGAGTTCAGTTGTAGCAGTCGAGATACACAGTTACCTTGATCTTCGTATCGAAGGGACCCCGAAAGATGATGGAGGAGTTTCTCAGAAGCTGCTGTCTTGTGTGTGGGAGGACAGCTTTAATTCCTGCTATCATGGAATGGTGGATAAAGTTGTGAATCTCGATGAATCCACCACGGTTTCAGTGAAGATCACCTGGAGAACCGTTGATTGACACATAGCTTAGTTGCCAACGTTAATATGGGTTCCTCTAGTGCTAACTGCTAAGTAATGTTGCTGTTTGTATGAACCTATTTGTGTACTGCAACGTAATGCTTGTGTTTGTATGAACCTTTTTGTGTATTGTAGTTATGTATTGTCAGTCACTTTCTAAACATTATTACTATCTTGTTTTCTGTTAATCTAAGATGATCGATTAATGTGTATCAGctgtctccttttataggagctTAAGATGATCAATTTGTTTGAACCTAAGATGATCAATTTGCCAGCTGGTGGTCGACAGTGTCTGTTGACCACAAGTACTCGTCTTTGCAAAGTATGAAAGAAGAAAAAGGGCACATCGAGAAATGTGAAGATGAAACTAAATAACCACACATGATCAATGACCAAGTATCAAGTGGAGGCAGCTCTACGGTAGCATCAGATGGAGGCCTCTGGAAAAGCAGGATTCCCCTAAAGATAAAGGTTTGGTTGTGGTTAATCTGGCATAATGCCATTGCCACCAAAGATAACTTACTCAAACACAACTGGGCTGGAGACAGAACAGGAATCCATCAGCCACCTCTTCTTCGGCTGTGCAGCTGCAAAGTTTGTTTGGAGTACTGTTGCTACTGCTATCAACTCTCCCATTCGTCTTGGGAGTTTTTCACAATTTTTTTGGTGGTTTCCAAAATTTGTTCCTGTGAGCCGTAACTCTCAGATAGCTGGCTTGGCAGCTATCTGTTGGGCTATCTGGAAGCTTAGAAACAGAGCCTGCTTCGAGAGGAAGCTGATTAACTCTTCCTTTGATCTGATTAGTTACGTTGTTGTATTTATGAACTATTGGGCAGGGCTCCATGGTGAAGGCGATGCAGCTGATTTAAGGGCTGGAGATGGTCTCATGCGCCTGGGCGACGGCTGGAGCAAGGACTTCACCTTCTGGAACCGCCGATCGCACCAGCCTCCTCCACCTGGAGAACAAGACTTCAGATGACAATGATGGAGGGAACGCCGCTTGATATTGCCGAGGATCTCTTCTGTTGTTTGGCTCCTTTTGTTATAGTTGATCCCTTGCTGGCTGTGCTCCAGCTTGCCGCCTCCTTCCTTTGGCTCGGCTTTTAAAACTTAGTTTGTTCTCTGGGCTGTAATATAAAACCTCCTGTTCTTGAAAGTTAGCATTAGGCGGCGCTCCCCCCCTTCTTTTCTGTATGTGATAAACTGCTGTATTTTCGTTATCCTCgataatga encodes:
- the LOC124652100 gene encoding uncharacterized protein LOC124652100, with the protein product MEVDGGGDESAPCPGLVRGKKRPPSPSTSPGDGEGSPTSDEDDNPWAVTDDEEEDEYQGKYRPFTVDDFPRVGTYEQQYALYDNPEISLRGPSLLWSLHAFKPENDSHPCATRYRLSDESEISVNNVGTIDCSNECRCRPMNLLQFIDLKIAGYHHPQPGSAKIFGFFATRDRVEPLRNYVYRREIDNYEAVTVKPKTGMAHLSLCSPARGICITSHVLFEFRLCVCTEVPPENGPKDDLLIEGCAEFSNLMESKSFIANRRIYGEKCGLDVKFLVLINAVQAFVDVEILCAPASGLNLNLYAKTSGFSDVILLYQGVAEAGCRMSSVVAVEIHSYLDLRIEGTPKDDGGVSQKLLSCVWEDSFNSCYHGMVDKVVNLDESTTVSVKITWRTVD